The Fervidibacillus albus genome contains a region encoding:
- a CDS encoding universal stress protein has product MKKTILVPVDQSNHSYRALDFAIQLARKGNDTIAILNVQPNLHTPSTERFLLKEEVDTYLKEMGMKVLNHAKAYIEGSSVEVKVFIRIGSPKIEIIKLANELNAYLIVMGSRGLGPLKGTVLGSVSYGVLHDAPCPVTIVP; this is encoded by the coding sequence ATGAAAAAGACGATTCTCGTTCCGGTCGATCAGTCAAATCACTCGTACCGTGCCCTCGATTTTGCCATTCAACTGGCAAGGAAAGGTAACGATACGATTGCCATATTAAATGTACAACCAAATTTACATACGCCGAGCACTGAACGATTTTTATTGAAAGAGGAAGTCGATACCTACTTAAAAGAGATGGGGATGAAAGTTTTAAATCATGCGAAGGCTTATATTGAAGGTAGTAGCGTCGAAGTGAAAGTATTTATTCGAATCGGGTCACCGAAAATAGAAATTATTAAACTCGCCAATGAGTTGAACGCCTATTTAATCGTCATGGGGTCTAGGGGGTTAGGACCGTTAAAAGGAACAGTTTTAGGTAGTGTTAGTTACGGTGTACTTCACGATGCCCCGTGTCCAGTAACAATCGTTCCATAA
- a CDS encoding ABC transporter permease produces the protein MAEITPTKTEVLMEEDYVISPWKEAWRTFRKNKLALVGGGIVTFFILLAIVGPFVVPEGIDDQKLTEARLQSPSSEYWFGTDDFGRDILSRVVHGARISLSVGFFSVMGSIIVGSFLGILAGYYRGIVDGIISRIFDIMLAFPSILLAIAIVAVLGPSLQNALIAIAIINIPTFGRLIRSKVLSVKEEEFILAAKSIGMKDSRILFHHILPNSMPPIIVQGTLAIATAIIEAAALGFLGLGARSPKPEWGRMLADSKDYFINAPWMMVFPGLAIMLTVLGFNLLGDGLRDALDPKMKT, from the coding sequence ATGGCAGAAATAACACCGACAAAAACCGAAGTATTAATGGAAGAAGATTACGTGATTTCCCCGTGGAAAGAAGCGTGGCGAACATTCCGAAAAAATAAACTGGCGTTAGTTGGCGGCGGGATTGTTACTTTTTTTATCCTTTTAGCAATTGTCGGCCCGTTCGTTGTGCCAGAAGGAATCGATGACCAAAAATTGACGGAGGCAAGACTTCAATCGCCATCTTCGGAATATTGGTTCGGAACCGATGATTTTGGTAGGGACATCCTTTCTCGAGTCGTACACGGTGCGAGAATCTCTTTATCTGTCGGTTTTTTCTCCGTAATGGGTTCGATTATCGTTGGTAGTTTTTTAGGAATTTTAGCAGGTTATTATCGTGGAATTGTCGACGGAATCATTTCTCGTATATTTGATATTATGTTAGCATTTCCAAGTATTCTTTTAGCAATTGCAATCGTTGCTGTTTTAGGTCCGTCTTTACAAAATGCGTTAATCGCCATCGCCATCATTAATATCCCAACGTTCGGACGGTTAATTCGTTCAAAAGTGTTAAGCGTAAAGGAGGAAGAATTCATCTTAGCGGCAAAATCGATTGGGATGAAAGATTCCCGCATCTTGTTTCACCATATTTTACCGAATAGTATGCCGCCGATCATTGTGCAAGGGACGTTGGCGATTGCAACGGCCATTATCGAAGCTGCAGCCCTCGGTTTTCTCGGTCTAGGAGCGAGATCACCGAAACCGGAGTGGGGGAGGATGTTAGCAGATTCGAAAGATTATTTCATTAATGCCCCATGGATGATGGTCTTCCCCGGTTTGGCTATTATGCTTACCGTTTTAGGATTCAATTTACTCGGTGATGGTCTTCGTGATGCTTTAGATCCGAAAATGAAAACTTGA
- a CDS encoding SE1832 family protein: MKKWVVSTLTKEEILLKMEELKSDYVRIQADVEKATAVGGTVGQGEKVLQTIEEELRTLRKMLEHMSE; encoded by the coding sequence ATGAAAAAATGGGTGGTGAGTACGTTGACGAAGGAAGAAATTTTATTGAAGATGGAAGAATTAAAAAGCGATTACGTCCGTATTCAAGCGGATGTTGAAAAGGCGACAGCGGTCGGTGGAACGGTCGGTCAAGGGGAAAAGGTGCTTCAAACGATTGAAGAAGAGTTAAGAACGCTTCGAAAAATGCTCGAACATATGAGTGAATAG
- a CDS encoding LytTR family DNA-binding domain-containing protein — protein MPTHSIQTLVSTLTNVLPKETSIAIANQKHFVHYEPSDVINLQIEPGDEIKKGSATYQALLLKRKIFTFIDESVFGTSYYGLSVPIIDNGKLNAVVTAILPMTQKLSLPHFLTIKNEDRWFPVPMDDVIYLEAENRKAKIVTNRLKGSHKYSLTILESFLPSDQFIRCHRSYIVNIHQIREIQPDFHSTFLLIMKNGDRIPVSQKYASSFRKHLIF, from the coding sequence ATGCCAACCCATTCCATTCAAACTTTGGTGAGCACTTTAACGAATGTTTTACCGAAGGAGACATCCATCGCCATTGCGAATCAAAAACATTTCGTCCATTATGAGCCGAGTGATGTGATCAATTTGCAAATTGAACCTGGAGATGAAATTAAAAAGGGGTCGGCCACGTATCAAGCACTTTTATTAAAACGGAAAATATTTACATTCATTGACGAATCGGTCTTTGGAACCTCTTATTACGGTCTTTCTGTGCCAATTATCGATAACGGAAAACTTAACGCTGTCGTTACAGCCATTTTACCGATGACTCAAAAATTATCCTTACCCCATTTTTTAACAATAAAAAATGAGGATCGGTGGTTTCCCGTTCCGATGGACGATGTTATTTATTTGGAAGCGGAAAATCGAAAGGCAAAAATTGTTACGAATCGGTTAAAGGGATCCCATAAATATAGTTTAACGATTTTGGAGTCGTTTTTGCCTTCGGATCAATTTATCCGTTGTCATCGATCATACATCGTAAATATTCATCAGATTCGAGAAATACAGCCGGATTTTCATTCTACCTTCTTACTCATTATGAAAAACGGCGATCGGATTCCCGTCAGCCAAAAATACGCCAGTTCCTTTCGAAAACATTTAATTTTTTAG
- a CDS encoding acetyl-CoA hydrolase/transferase family protein — MEKKILNVIPKSLHGKVVSSMEAASWIEDGMTLGLSGFTRAGDAKAVPYALVGRSKTDPIKVNVYTGASLGSDVDKLMAEHGLVLKRLPFQADKTMRNRINKGEMLFVDQHLSHTAELIRADVLETIDYAIIEAIAITEDGLIVPTTSVGNSSIFVEKAKHVIVELNTFHPSELVGVHDIYQLGKQGERNWVPLKKVDDRIGTPGIRVDLNKIKGIVMTNQSDSPSLIAPPDEETQQIADHLIDFLRKEIASGRLTERLAPLQSGIGSVANAVLHGLLSSEFSDLEIYSEVLQDAVFDLIDAGKVRFASGCSITLSEEKANDVFNNFDKYRNQLILRPQEISNLPEIIRRLGLIAINTALEVDIYGNVNSTHVLGMNMMNGIGGSGDFARNARLSIFVTKSIAKDGKISSIVPFVSHVDHTEHDVDVIVTEQGYADLRGLAPRERAPLIIEKLAHPMYKQQLLHYYHEALAKGGHTPHLLEKAFSFHLNFVKHGTMQGKMVQMA, encoded by the coding sequence GTGGAGAAAAAAATATTAAATGTAATACCGAAGTCACTTCATGGGAAAGTCGTATCTTCAATGGAAGCGGCTTCATGGATCGAAGACGGAATGACGTTGGGGTTAAGCGGTTTTACAAGGGCTGGTGACGCAAAAGCCGTACCGTACGCTTTAGTCGGTCGGTCAAAAACAGACCCTATAAAAGTAAACGTTTACACTGGTGCTTCCCTCGGTTCCGATGTGGATAAATTAATGGCTGAACACGGGTTAGTATTGAAGCGACTACCCTTTCAAGCCGATAAAACGATGCGGAATCGAATTAATAAAGGGGAAATGCTCTTTGTCGACCAACATTTATCCCATACGGCCGAACTGATCCGGGCTGATGTGTTAGAAACGATTGACTATGCCATTATTGAAGCAATCGCTATTACAGAAGACGGATTGATCGTACCGACTACTTCCGTCGGGAATTCTTCCATTTTCGTCGAGAAGGCAAAACATGTTATTGTCGAATTAAACACATTCCATCCGTCCGAATTGGTAGGTGTTCACGATATTTACCAGTTAGGCAAACAAGGGGAAAGGAATTGGGTACCACTTAAAAAAGTGGATGATCGGATTGGAACGCCGGGAATTCGTGTCGATTTAAATAAAATAAAAGGTATCGTCATGACGAATCAATCGGATTCTCCGTCATTAATCGCACCGCCTGACGAAGAAACACAACAAATTGCCGACCATTTAATTGACTTTTTACGAAAGGAGATTGCATCGGGAAGATTAACAGAACGGTTGGCTCCACTTCAATCGGGTATCGGCTCTGTCGCTAATGCTGTTTTACACGGTTTATTATCTTCTGAGTTTTCTGATTTGGAAATTTATTCAGAAGTGTTACAAGATGCCGTATTTGACTTAATCGATGCAGGAAAAGTACGTTTCGCCTCGGGTTGCTCCATTACTTTATCGGAGGAAAAGGCGAATGACGTATTTAATAACTTCGACAAGTATCGGAATCAGTTAATTTTAAGACCACAAGAAATATCGAATTTGCCGGAAATTATTCGTCGACTCGGCCTCATCGCGATTAATACCGCATTGGAAGTCGATATATACGGAAACGTCAATTCGACGCACGTCCTCGGTATGAACATGATGAATGGAATTGGTGGATCCGGGGACTTTGCAAGGAACGCCCGTCTATCGATTTTCGTGACGAAATCCATCGCCAAAGACGGGAAAATTTCAAGTATCGTTCCATTCGTATCCCATGTCGATCATACGGAACATGATGTAGATGTTATCGTTACAGAACAAGGGTATGCGGATTTACGGGGGTTAGCTCCGAGGGAACGGGCCCCTTTAATCATCGAGAAACTCGCCCACCCGATGTATAAACAACAATTGCTCCATTATTATCACGAAGCATTAGCGAAAGGAGGCCATACACCACATTTGTTAGAAAAGGCCTTTTCCTTCCATTTAAATTTTGTAAAACACGGAACGATGCAAGGAAAAATGGTACAAATGGCGTAA
- a CDS encoding ABC transporter ATP-binding protein has product MSGQPLLQVNDLRKEFPIKGGVFGRKVGSVQAVNGISFTVKKGETFSLVGESGCGKSTTGKLLLRLHEPTDGEVLFEGEDIYTFSKEKMRKTRRDMQMVFQDPFASLNPRHTIEKILTEPLIVHGIGTKEDRKEKVEHILNIVGLRKEHKKRYPHQFSGGQRQRIGIARALMTNPKLIVADEPVSALDVSIQSQVLNLMKDLQQKFELTYIFISHDLGVVRHISDRVGVMYLGHMVELSDSEELYQDPLHPYTKTLLSAVPIADPTVKRERIEIKGELPSPSNPPSGCVFHTRCHACMDICKVEKPKMRELKPGHYVACHLYNDSNVDF; this is encoded by the coding sequence GTGAGCGGACAACCTTTACTACAAGTCAATGATTTACGAAAGGAATTCCCGATCAAAGGCGGAGTGTTCGGTCGGAAAGTTGGATCTGTCCAAGCGGTAAATGGAATTTCCTTTACTGTAAAGAAAGGGGAAACGTTTAGCCTCGTTGGGGAATCCGGTTGCGGGAAATCAACGACGGGCAAGCTCCTATTAAGGCTCCACGAACCGACGGATGGGGAAGTTCTCTTTGAAGGGGAAGATATATACACGTTCTCAAAGGAAAAAATGCGAAAGACGAGAAGGGATATGCAAATGGTTTTCCAAGATCCTTTCGCATCGTTAAATCCACGTCATACGATTGAAAAAATTTTAACCGAACCTCTTATCGTACACGGAATCGGTACAAAGGAGGACAGGAAGGAGAAGGTCGAACATATCCTCAATATTGTCGGATTGCGAAAGGAGCATAAAAAGCGATACCCTCACCAATTTAGTGGAGGGCAAAGGCAACGAATTGGGATTGCAAGGGCATTAATGACGAACCCAAAATTAATCGTCGCTGATGAGCCAGTATCTGCCTTAGACGTTTCCATTCAATCGCAAGTATTAAATTTAATGAAAGATTTGCAACAAAAATTCGAATTAACCTATATTTTTATTTCCCACGATTTAGGTGTGGTTCGACATATTAGTGACCGGGTAGGCGTGATGTATTTAGGTCATATGGTGGAATTATCCGATAGTGAAGAATTGTATCAAGATCCTTTACACCCGTATACGAAAACATTACTTAGTGCCGTTCCAATTGCCGATCCGACGGTAAAAAGGGAACGAATCGAAATAAAAGGAGAATTGCCAAGCCCATCGAACCCACCTTCAGGATGCGTCTTTCATACGAGATGCCATGCGTGTATGGATATTTGTAAAGTCGAAAAACCGAAAATGCGGGAGTTGAAACCGGGTCATTATGTGGCATGTCATCTTTATAACGATTCAAACGTTGATTTTTAA
- a CDS encoding ABC transporter permease has product MYAYIIRRLLTLIPVLLGLTLIVFFMLRAIPGEPAHIILGQAATEESIEALNKKLGLDQPWYVQYFKYLGGLLTGDLGDSIRTDSPISEQIWPYLAGTIELALVAMFIAVFIGVNAGIISAWFQNSWFDYASMLLALIGVSMPIFWLGLLEQWIFAVNLDWFPTGGRDNVRNPVEPITHLYMIDTILQGDTEKLVDVIKHLVLPSIALATIPMAIIARITRSSMLEVMRTDYIRTAKAKGMKMFWVVYKHSLKNAFIPILTVIGLQLGLLLGGAILTETIFSWPGIGRYIYDAINYRDYPVVQSGILIIALFFVFINLIVDVLYAVIDPRIKYR; this is encoded by the coding sequence ATGTATGCCTATATTATTAGACGTTTACTTACATTGATTCCCGTCTTACTAGGGCTTACATTAATCGTTTTTTTTATGTTACGAGCGATTCCGGGAGAACCGGCCCACATTATTTTAGGACAAGCAGCAACGGAAGAATCGATTGAAGCATTGAACAAAAAATTAGGCCTAGATCAACCGTGGTATGTTCAATATTTCAAATACTTGGGAGGACTTTTAACAGGTGATTTAGGGGATTCGATTCGGACGGACTCACCGATTTCTGAACAAATTTGGCCGTATTTGGCGGGTACGATTGAATTGGCTCTCGTTGCCATGTTCATCGCTGTTTTTATCGGTGTAAATGCTGGAATCATAAGCGCCTGGTTCCAAAATTCTTGGTTTGATTACGCTTCGATGCTGCTGGCATTAATCGGTGTTTCCATGCCAATCTTTTGGCTCGGTTTATTGGAACAGTGGATTTTTGCGGTTAATTTAGACTGGTTTCCGACGGGTGGGCGGGATAATGTACGAAACCCGGTGGAGCCAATTACCCATCTTTATATGATCGATACGATTCTCCAAGGAGATACGGAAAAGCTCGTCGATGTCATCAAACATTTAGTACTACCATCCATCGCCCTCGCGACGATTCCGATGGCGATTATCGCTCGTATTACCCGTTCGAGCATGTTGGAGGTCATGAGAACGGACTATATTCGAACAGCAAAGGCCAAAGGGATGAAGATGTTTTGGGTCGTGTATAAACATTCATTAAAAAACGCCTTCATTCCGATTTTAACGGTAATCGGTTTGCAACTCGGTTTATTGCTCGGGGGGGCAATTTTAACAGAAACGATTTTCAGTTGGCCGGGAATCGGTCGGTACATTTACGATGCGATCAACTACCGGGATTACCCAGTCGTACAATCGGGGATTTTAATTATCGCTTTATTTTTCGTTTTTATCAACTTAATTGTCGATGTTTTATATGCTGTCATCGATCCACGTATTAAATATCGATAG
- a CDS encoding ABC transporter substrate-binding protein → MKKKGGREVKIGNRKWLVFLFFVFISFALVACSGDDEEASGGSDETNGEGDDTPTELVFGRGGDSTSLDPAATTEGEAFKVTVNIFENLINFGEQNTELEPGLATDWTVSEDGLVYTFQLREGVKFHDGTDFNAEAVVSNFERWKNGNAGTTGDETPFPYYQSMFGDNIAKVEATGEYEVQFTLNNPQAVFLKNIAMSPFAIASPAALEKYGDKINENPVGTGPYKFVEWQRNDRIVIEKFEDYWDSEYPKIDKIIFKSIPDNSARLNALKTGDVDLIDGINYSDVAAIEADSNLQIFSRPSMNVGYVGLTTTRGPLQNKLVRQALNYAVDKEAIIAAFYEGYAEPAKNPMPPVIAGYNDEIEDYPFDLDKAKELLAEAGYPNGFEMELWAMPVPRPYMPDGQKVAQAIANTFEQIGVKVEIVSYEWGTYLEKAAAGEADAFMLGWTGDNGDADNFLYTLLDKDNIGTNNYTYYSNDELHDLLVQAQRVSDEEQRIELYKQAQEIIKDDAPWIPLVHSEPLLAGRADIQNFLPHPTGSDRLHKVEFGN, encoded by the coding sequence ATGAAGAAAAAAGGGGGAAGAGAAGTGAAAATTGGAAATCGGAAATGGCTCGTCTTTTTATTTTTCGTATTCATATCCTTCGCCTTAGTCGCTTGTTCAGGAGATGACGAGGAGGCAAGCGGAGGTAGTGATGAAACAAATGGAGAAGGGGATGATACGCCGACAGAACTCGTCTTTGGCCGCGGTGGCGATTCGACATCATTAGATCCTGCTGCCACAACAGAAGGAGAGGCGTTTAAAGTTACGGTGAATATTTTTGAAAATTTGATTAATTTCGGTGAACAAAATACGGAACTCGAACCAGGACTGGCCACAGACTGGACTGTGTCTGAAGACGGATTGGTTTACACGTTTCAATTACGGGAGGGCGTCAAATTCCATGATGGAACAGACTTTAATGCCGAAGCTGTCGTTAGCAACTTTGAACGTTGGAAAAACGGAAACGCCGGTACAACAGGAGATGAAACACCCTTCCCATATTATCAATCGATGTTCGGTGATAATATAGCGAAAGTAGAAGCAACGGGTGAATATGAAGTACAGTTTACGTTGAATAACCCACAAGCTGTCTTTCTAAAAAATATCGCCATGTCTCCCTTCGCCATTGCTAGCCCTGCGGCGTTGGAAAAATACGGTGACAAAATTAACGAAAATCCGGTGGGAACAGGTCCGTACAAATTCGTTGAATGGCAGCGAAACGACCGGATCGTGATCGAAAAATTTGAAGACTATTGGGATTCGGAATATCCGAAAATCGATAAAATTATTTTTAAATCCATTCCAGATAACTCCGCTCGCCTGAACGCGTTAAAAACGGGTGACGTCGATTTAATCGATGGAATTAATTATAGTGATGTAGCGGCGATTGAAGCAGATTCCAATTTGCAAATTTTCTCTCGGCCATCGATGAATGTCGGTTACGTCGGATTGACGACGACAAGGGGGCCGCTACAAAACAAATTAGTTCGCCAAGCGTTGAATTATGCCGTAGATAAAGAGGCGATCATTGCAGCCTTTTATGAAGGATATGCAGAACCTGCGAAAAATCCGATGCCTCCTGTAATTGCCGGATATAATGATGAAATTGAAGATTATCCCTTCGATTTGGATAAAGCGAAAGAACTACTAGCGGAAGCAGGTTATCCGAATGGATTCGAAATGGAACTATGGGCGATGCCTGTCCCGCGTCCATATATGCCGGACGGTCAAAAGGTTGCCCAAGCGATTGCCAATACGTTTGAACAAATTGGTGTGAAAGTGGAAATCGTTTCGTATGAATGGGGTACGTATTTAGAAAAGGCCGCAGCCGGTGAAGCGGACGCCTTTATGCTCGGATGGACGGGCGATAACGGAGATGCGGACAATTTCCTATATACATTGCTTGATAAAGATAATATTGGCACGAACAACTATACGTATTATTCCAATGACGAACTGCACGATCTGTTAGTTCAAGCACAAAGGGTTTCCGACGAGGAACAAAGAATTGAACTGTATAAACAAGCCCAAGAAATCATTAAAGATGATGCACCGTGGATTCCACTCGTTCATTCGGAACCGTTGTTAGCAGGAAGAGCTGATATTCAAAACTTCTTGCCTCATCCGACTGGTTCGGACCGTTTGCATAAGGTGGAATTCGGCAACTAA
- a CDS encoding ABC transporter ATP-binding protein yields MTNRPLLQVKNLNTSFFTDDGELPAVEGISFELYPGEIVGIVGESGSGKSVTSLSIMRLLPSPPGKITAGEVYLNGENILQYNEKQMRHVRGNEMAMIFQEPMTSLNPLFTIGNQLMEAVLIHHKWSKKKAFERAVEMLRLVGLPRQEELMNAYPHELSGGMRQRVMIAMALICDPKVLIADEPTTALDVTIQAQILQLIKEINEKLKTAVLLITHDLGVVAEGCERVIVMYAGKIVEEGDVHTIFQNPQHPYTKGLLQSIPDIRKKEERLFSIPGTVPKPGSVKQGCRFYSRCNVRESRCLYEHPPYFTTEENHNVRCWLAEKEGEQRERTTFTTSQ; encoded by the coding sequence ATGACAAATCGGCCGTTATTACAAGTGAAAAATTTAAACACTTCTTTTTTTACCGATGATGGTGAACTACCTGCTGTTGAAGGCATCTCCTTCGAACTATATCCGGGGGAAATCGTTGGAATCGTTGGGGAATCGGGTTCAGGTAAAAGTGTCACTTCCTTATCGATTATGCGACTTCTTCCAAGTCCACCGGGGAAAATTACCGCAGGCGAAGTGTATTTAAACGGAGAAAATATTTTGCAATACAATGAGAAACAGATGCGCCATGTTCGAGGAAATGAAATGGCTATGATTTTCCAAGAACCGATGACGTCCTTAAACCCTTTGTTTACCATTGGGAATCAGCTGATGGAAGCGGTGCTCATTCATCATAAATGGTCGAAAAAAAAGGCTTTTGAACGAGCGGTTGAAATGCTACGGCTCGTCGGATTACCCCGTCAAGAGGAATTGATGAATGCTTATCCCCATGAGTTATCCGGAGGGATGCGACAGCGGGTCATGATTGCGATGGCTTTGATTTGCGATCCGAAAGTATTAATTGCCGATGAACCGACAACCGCATTAGACGTTACGATTCAAGCGCAAATATTGCAATTAATTAAGGAAATTAATGAGAAGTTGAAAACAGCCGTCCTACTCATTACCCACGATTTAGGTGTCGTCGCTGAAGGTTGTGAACGGGTTATCGTTATGTACGCGGGAAAAATTGTTGAAGAGGGCGATGTTCATACGATTTTTCAAAATCCACAACATCCGTATACGAAAGGATTGCTCCAATCGATTCCGGATATTCGAAAAAAAGAGGAGCGGTTATTTTCCATCCCTGGAACTGTACCTAAGCCAGGATCTGTTAAGCAAGGTTGTCGTTTTTATAGCCGATGCAATGTGAGGGAATCCCGATGTTTATATGAACACCCTCCTTATTTTACAACGGAAGAAAATCATAACGTTCGCTGTTGGTTAGCAGAAAAGGAGGGAGAACAACGTGAGCGGACAACCTTTACTACAAGTCAATGA
- a CDS encoding hemolysin family protein: MDSLWTSITIVFILIIANGIFAMTEIAIVTSRRGRLQNLKEKGNQRAEYALKLAENPNQLLSTIQIGITLIGVITGAFGGAKIASQLSVYVEQISFFAPFSYEVSIVVVVGLSTFLSLIIGELVPKRIGMSNPEKMACFVAKPMYYFAKIGKPLIWILSKSTESLLKILGVKQSNQPDITEEEITQLIEQGVYSGVVEEIEHEIVEQVFYMGDQRLGDILTPRTQIVWIDLDKPLEENLRTMARSVHSKFPVARGSLDEFLGVIHTKNVFPKLLADEPFSLEECVEDTLVLPEPMKVFQALEALKKSGQHEAIVIDEYGGIEGFVTLHDFMENIVGDMPLKEDQSEPQIIQRDDHTWLADGLVSVDAFRRYFDLEDLPIFRGGNNFHTLGGFITMQIGDIPKLNDTVEVHGLKLEVIDMDHVRVDKILITKLQKES, from the coding sequence TTGGATAGTCTTTGGACTTCAATTACAATCGTTTTCATTTTAATTATTGCAAACGGTATTTTTGCTATGACAGAAATTGCTATTGTCACATCTCGAAGGGGAAGGTTGCAGAACTTAAAGGAAAAGGGAAACCAAAGGGCAGAATATGCACTGAAATTAGCGGAAAATCCAAACCAACTCCTTTCTACCATTCAAATAGGCATTACATTAATCGGCGTCATCACCGGTGCCTTTGGAGGAGCAAAAATCGCTTCTCAATTATCCGTCTACGTCGAACAAATTTCCTTTTTCGCCCCATTTAGTTATGAAGTTAGTATCGTGGTTGTCGTCGGACTTAGCACTTTTTTATCGCTCATCATTGGGGAACTTGTACCGAAGCGAATTGGTATGTCGAATCCGGAAAAGATGGCTTGTTTCGTAGCGAAACCGATGTATTATTTTGCGAAAATCGGCAAGCCCCTTATTTGGATTTTAAGTAAATCGACGGAATCCCTTTTGAAAATTCTCGGGGTTAAACAATCGAACCAGCCGGATATAACGGAAGAAGAAATCACCCAGCTAATCGAGCAAGGGGTGTATAGTGGTGTCGTTGAGGAAATCGAACATGAAATTGTTGAACAAGTGTTTTATATGGGTGATCAACGACTCGGAGATATATTAACACCCCGGACGCAAATCGTATGGATCGATTTAGACAAGCCGTTGGAAGAAAATTTGAGAACGATGGCAAGGAGCGTTCATTCAAAGTTTCCGGTCGCCCGCGGCAGTTTAGATGAATTTCTCGGAGTGATTCATACGAAAAATGTGTTTCCAAAGTTGTTGGCAGATGAACCGTTTTCGTTGGAAGAATGTGTAGAAGATACATTAGTTCTCCCGGAGCCGATGAAAGTGTTTCAAGCCCTCGAAGCGTTGAAAAAATCCGGACAACATGAAGCAATTGTAATCGATGAATACGGCGGGATTGAAGGGTTTGTTACCCTCCACGATTTTATGGAAAACATCGTCGGGGATATGCCGTTGAAAGAAGACCAATCGGAACCACAAATTATACAACGGGATGATCATACATGGTTAGCAGATGGTCTCGTTTCCGTTGATGCCTTTCGCCGGTATTTCGATTTGGAGGACTTGCCGATATTCCGAGGAGGAAACAATTTTCATACCCTCGGTGGATTTATTACGATGCAAATTGGTGATATTCCGAAGTTGAACGATACGGTAGAAGTTCACGGTTTAAAACTGGAAGTAATCGATATGGATCACGTTCGGGTCGATAAAATTTTAATTACAAAATTACAAAAGGAAAGTTAA